In Ruminococcus sp. HUN007, a genomic segment contains:
- a CDS encoding valine--tRNA ligase → MKKELDKVYIPGNFEDRIYKYWNDGGCFRAEADRTKKPYTIVIPPPNITGQLHMGHALDETLQDILIRYKRMSGYATLWLPGTDHASIATEAKIVEAMRKEGVTKEQIGRDGFMERAWKWKEQYGGRIVEQLKKLGSSCDWSRERFTMDEGCNKAVKEVFVKLYDKGLIYRGERIINWCPKCKTSISDAEVEYEDQAGHFWHLRYKLADGSGYIELATTRPETLLGDTAVAVNPNDERYKDLVGKNVILPLVHREIPIIADDYVEMDFGTGVVKITPAHDPNDFEVGLRHNLPVLNVMTDDAKITEEYPKYAGMDRYEARKAIVADLEAEGALVRIEDYSHNVGTCYRCSTTVEPRVSKQWFVKMEPLAKPAIDAVKNNETKFVPERFNKIYFHWLENIKDWCISRQLWWGHQIPAFYCDDCGEMVVTKENSAVCPKCGKPMRQDPDTLDTWFSSALWPFSTLGWPDKTDDLDFFYPTNTLVTGYDIIFFWVVRMMFSGIEHMGKVPFDTVLIHGLVRDSQGRKMSKSLGNGIDPLEVIAEYGADALRFTLATGNAPGNDMRYSDEKVKASRNFANKIWNASRFVMMNLPEDFKFTGLPENLTIEDKWIISKFNDLAKAVNDNLEGYELGVAVSKLYDFIWDVYCDWYIELTKPRIMAGGETKDSAQAVLVFIMQGMLKLLHPFMPFITEEIWQTLTDGKTPLMLEKFPVFEESLSYKAEEEAFEKVIAVIREIRNRRTEMNIPPSVKAQVFIETELKDLFESCSMFFEKLAFASSVKVDSKIELEDAVTAVTDSARAFIPMNELVDKDKEIARLTKEKEKVQKDIDFLSGKLNNPGFVAKAPEKLIEAEKAKLAKAEEKMQKINQSIESFK, encoded by the coding sequence ATGAAAAAAGAACTTGATAAAGTTTATATTCCTGGTAACTTTGAGGACAGGATCTACAAATACTGGAACGACGGCGGATGCTTCAGAGCAGAAGCTGACAGAACAAAGAAGCCGTATACTATCGTTATCCCGCCTCCGAACATCACAGGCCAGCTCCACATGGGACATGCCCTTGACGAAACACTTCAGGATATCCTTATAAGATACAAGAGAATGTCAGGCTATGCTACTCTCTGGCTTCCTGGTACTGACCACGCTTCCATTGCAACAGAAGCCAAGATCGTTGAAGCAATGAGAAAAGAAGGCGTTACCAAGGAACAGATCGGCCGTGACGGATTCATGGAACGTGCATGGAAGTGGAAGGAACAGTACGGCGGACGTATCGTTGAACAGCTCAAGAAGCTCGGTTCTTCATGTGACTGGTCAAGAGAACGCTTCACAATGGACGAAGGCTGTAACAAGGCTGTTAAGGAAGTTTTCGTTAAGTTATATGACAAGGGCCTTATCTACCGCGGTGAAAGAATCATCAACTGGTGCCCTAAGTGTAAGACATCCATCTCTGATGCCGAAGTTGAATACGAGGATCAGGCAGGACATTTCTGGCACCTCAGATATAAGCTTGCTGACGGTTCAGGCTATATCGAACTCGCTACAACACGTCCGGAAACACTCCTCGGCGATACAGCTGTTGCAGTAAACCCGAACGATGAAAGATACAAGGATCTTGTAGGCAAGAACGTAATTCTTCCTCTCGTTCACAGAGAGATCCCGATCATCGCTGACGATTATGTTGAAATGGACTTCGGTACAGGTGTTGTTAAGATCACTCCTGCTCACGACCCTAACGACTTTGAAGTAGGTCTCCGTCACAATCTTCCTGTACTCAACGTCATGACAGACGACGCAAAGATCACAGAAGAATATCCTAAGTACGCAGGCATGGACAGATACGAAGCAAGAAAGGCTATCGTTGCTGACCTCGAAGCCGAAGGCGCACTTGTAAGAATAGAAGACTACAGCCACAACGTAGGTACATGCTACCGCTGCTCAACAACAGTTGAACCAAGAGTTTCAAAGCAGTGGTTCGTTAAGATGGAACCTCTTGCAAAGCCTGCTATCGATGCTGTAAAGAACAACGAAACAAAGTTCGTTCCTGAACGTTTCAACAAGATCTATTTCCACTGGCTTGAAAACATCAAGGACTGGTGTATTTCACGTCAGCTCTGGTGGGGCCATCAGATTCCTGCATTCTACTGCGATGACTGCGGTGAAATGGTAGTTACAAAGGAAAACTCAGCAGTTTGTCCTAAGTGCGGCAAGCCGATGCGTCAGGATCCTGATACTCTTGACACATGGTTCAGTTCAGCACTCTGGCCGTTCTCAACACTCGGCTGGCCGGACAAGACTGATGACCTTGACTTCTTCTATCCTACAAACACTCTCGTTACAGGTTACGACATCATCTTCTTCTGGGTAGTAAGAATGATGTTCTCAGGTATCGAGCACATGGGCAAGGTACCTTTCGATACAGTTCTCATTCACGGTCTTGTACGTGACTCACAGGGCAGAAAGATGTCCAAGTCACTCGGCAACGGTATCGACCCGCTTGAAGTTATCGCTGAATACGGTGCTGACGCACTCAGATTTACTCTTGCAACAGGTAATGCTCCGGGTAACGACATGCGTTACAGCGATGAAAAGGTAAAGGCTTCAAGAAACTTCGCAAACAAGATCTGGAACGCTTCACGTTTCGTTATGATGAACCTTCCTGAAGACTTTAAGTTCACAGGACTTCCGGAAAACCTCACTATCGAGGACAAGTGGATCATCAGCAAGTTCAATGATCTTGCAAAGGCTGTTAATGACAACCTTGAAGGATATGAACTCGGTGTGGCAGTATCAAAGCTCTACGACTTCATCTGGGATGTTTACTGCGACTGGTACATCGAGCTTACAAAGCCAAGAATCATGGCAGGCGGCGAAACAAAGGATTCAGCACAGGCTGTTCTTGTATTCATCATGCAGGGAATGCTCAAGCTCCTCCACCCGTTCATGCCTTTCATAACTGAAGAGATCTGGCAGACACTCACAGACGGAAAGACACCTCTCATGCTTGAAAAGTTCCCTGTATTCGAGGAATCACTCTCATACAAGGCTGAAGAGGAAGCATTCGAGAAGGTAATCGCTGTTATCCGTGAGATCAGAAACAGAAGAACAGAAATGAATATACCTCCGTCAGTAAAGGCACAGGTATTCATCGAAACAGAGCTTAAGGATCTTTTCGAAAGTTGCTCAATGTTCTTTGAAAAGCTTGCGTTTGCTTCATCAGTAAAGGTTGATTCAAAGATTGAACTTGAAGATGCAGTAACTGCAGTAACAGACAGTGCAAGAGCATTTATCCCGATGAACGAACTCGTTGACAAGGACAAGGAAATTGCACGTCTTACAAAGGAAAAGGAAAAGGTTCAGAAGGACATCGACTTCCTCTCAGGAAAGCTCAACAATCCTGGATTCGTTGCAAAGGCTCCTGAAAAGCTTATCGAAGCTGAAAAGGCAAAGCTTGCAAAGGCAGAGGAAAAGATGCAGAAGATCAACCAGTCTATCGAGAGCTTTAAATAA
- a CDS encoding folylpolyglutamate synthase/dihydrofolate synthase family protein produces the protein MDYKEARAYIDGYTKSGGKVRDLSRAETLMAKLGDPHKNLKFVHIAGTNGKGSTLELMSQSLINAGYKTGQFTSPFMRVYEDRIRINSQNIPEEAVAKYCTRVSQAAGEDLYSQFEITMAIAMLYFAEEKCDIVFLEAGIGGLLDCTNIIEEPIVSVITSISLDHTDILGKTVHEIAMQKAGIIKRGRPVVISWDNRQVMQIFQKECIFKDSLLIMPLEDELENIDTDETGGHFEYNCAKYDLKMHGRHQIINAATALKALEVIEAEGFEIGEKNIQKAFSEVQVLSRVEHIKGDPDIVIDGGHNPAGISALLSALTSMNIVRPVFIFGMVSTKDSKSAAMLLSSYAKAVVCTDGFAYNSVDRETLASMITCEKYVSPIDNALRLAKMIAKSENCPIVICGSLYMTELFRKMI, from the coding sequence ATGGACTATAAAGAAGCGAGAGCGTATATCGACGGATATACCAAATCCGGCGGAAAGGTCAGAGACTTAAGCCGTGCTGAAACACTCATGGCAAAGCTCGGTGATCCGCATAAAAATTTAAAATTTGTTCACATAGCAGGTACTAACGGCAAGGGCTCAACTCTTGAGCTCATGTCGCAGTCCTTAATAAATGCCGGCTATAAGACAGGTCAGTTCACTTCACCGTTCATGCGTGTCTATGAGGACCGTATCAGGATCAATTCGCAGAACATACCTGAGGAAGCTGTTGCGAAGTACTGCACCAGAGTTTCACAAGCAGCAGGTGAGGATCTTTACTCACAGTTTGAGATCACAATGGCCATAGCCATGCTCTACTTTGCAGAGGAAAAATGTGATATCGTATTCCTTGAAGCGGGAATAGGCGGACTTCTCGACTGCACGAACATCATAGAAGAACCGATCGTCTCGGTCATTACCTCTATTTCACTTGATCATACCGACATTCTCGGAAAGACTGTTCATGAGATCGCCATGCAGAAGGCGGGTATAATCAAAAGGGGAAGACCGGTGGTTATCTCATGGGATAACAGACAGGTCATGCAGATCTTTCAGAAGGAGTGTATTTTCAAGGATTCACTTTTGATAATGCCTCTTGAAGATGAGCTTGAAAACATTGACACTGATGAAACAGGCGGACATTTTGAGTACAACTGTGCAAAGTATGACCTTAAAATGCACGGCAGACATCAGATTATAAACGCTGCAACCGCACTCAAGGCACTTGAAGTTATCGAAGCTGAAGGCTTTGAAATAGGCGAAAAGAATATTCAGAAAGCGTTTTCCGAAGTACAGGTACTTTCAAGAGTCGAACATATAAAGGGCGATCCCGACATAGTTATCGACGGCGGACACAATCCTGCAGGTATAAGTGCTCTTCTTTCGGCACTTACTTCCATGAACATTGTACGTCCGGTATTCATCTTCGGCATGGTAAGTACCAAGGATTCAAAGTCAGCAGCAATGCTCCTTTCATCCTACGCCAAAGCAGTTGTCTGCACAGACGGCTTCGCATACAATTCCGTAGACCGCGAGACCCTCGCATCCATGATCACCTGTGAAAAATACGTTTCACCAATTGATAATGCTCTCCGTCTTGCAAAGATGATAGCAAAATCCGAAAACTGCCCGATAGTCATCTGCGGCTCACTCTACATGACAGAGCTTTTCAGAAAGATGATCTGA
- a CDS encoding type II toxin-antitoxin system RelB/DinJ family antitoxin, translating into MSREATRTATIYTRVDPETKEKAESILSQLGIPMSNAVGMFLKQIVLQNGIPFEMKLPAPDPVIIRSKDDLIVKLNEAEADIESGNYSDAKETLGRIRKKHNV; encoded by the coding sequence ATGTCAAGAGAAGCAACAAGAACTGCTACAATCTATACACGCGTTGATCCGGAAACAAAAGAAAAAGCCGAATCAATTTTATCTCAGCTTGGAATTCCAATGTCAAATGCCGTAGGCATGTTCCTGAAACAGATAGTTTTACAGAATGGTATTCCTTTTGAGATGAAACTTCCAGCACCGGATCCTGTTATTATCCGCTCAAAAGACGACCTTATCGTTAAGCTTAATGAAGCAGAAGCTGATATTGAAAGCGGCAATTATTCAGATGCAAAAGAAACACTAGGCAGAATAAGGAAAAAGCACAATGTATAA
- a CDS encoding LytTR family DNA-binding domain-containing protein yields MRFAVCDDEKEICRDISEKIKKIYSDASVTEFLSGEELIKSYNEFEIIFLDIELHGTDGMQVAAKLRDYGCKAVIIFVTAYENRVFEAFDVGAFHFLVKPVSEERLSEIIKKAADISCRSELNSENDKTIIVKSGGTTAKLSLGEIIYAEALDHILILHTLKGKIEYRERIGKFEKQTDRTFFRTHRSYLINLRYLEKYTSSEVIMDNGDSILLSKKRYPELVRSYMNYIKTENKDE; encoded by the coding sequence GTGAGGTTTGCTGTCTGTGATGATGAAAAGGAAATCTGCAGGGACATCTCGGAAAAAATAAAGAAGATTTATTCGGATGCATCTGTGACGGAGTTTTTATCGGGTGAAGAACTGATCAAATCGTATAATGAATTTGAAATAATATTTCTTGATATAGAACTGCATGGTACTGACGGAATGCAGGTAGCTGCAAAACTTCGTGATTACGGCTGTAAGGCTGTTATTATCTTTGTGACTGCATATGAAAACCGTGTTTTTGAAGCATTTGATGTAGGAGCTTTTCATTTCCTTGTTAAGCCTGTTTCAGAAGAAAGACTTAGTGAGATCATAAAAAAAGCAGCCGACATCAGCTGCAGATCTGAACTGAACTCTGAAAACGATAAAACTATTATTGTGAAGTCAGGCGGAACCACCGCAAAACTTTCACTTGGAGAAATTATTTACGCTGAAGCGCTGGATCATATTCTGATTCTGCATACGTTAAAAGGGAAAATTGAATATCGTGAACGCATTGGTAAATTTGAAAAACAAACTGACAGAACATTTTTCCGTACACATCGTTCGTATCTTATCAATCTGCGGTATCTTGAAAAATACACTTCTTCTGAAGTAATAATGGATAACGGAGACAGTATTCTGCTTTCAAAAAAGAGATATCCTGAACTTGTAAGGTCATACATGAATTATATAAAAACGGAGAACAAAGATGAATAG
- a CDS encoding DNA repair exonuclease, translating to MNDRIKILHCADLHIGAELSFLNNKAASRQAEILNTFKKITRICSGQGIELLIIAGDLFDSNHIDSAALTEVKNALAAIPDTTVVITAGNHDYFAIDSPFSDDNWSQNVHIIFKKYTVLEFPEKNLRVCGSSFLGSYQEGCGKDIKAPDDSMINILVYHGELVKDEKSGRYNPISVKDIENSGFDYVALGHYHSATPVLKAGMTSYSYSGTPEGNGFDESGKKGVYAGYVYKHRAELAFVETSCRTYENVSVDISSLTTNSKIISRIHDVLKEKYGENYAENLYRISLTGKIPDGFVPASAQICTELSETLYYVRVYNKTRPDIDINILAADFSLKGIFVKKMLEKISSCSSDEEKEQYENALYIGLKAFDGEVSFYED from the coding sequence ATGAATGACCGAATAAAAATACTGCACTGCGCAGACCTTCATATTGGTGCTGAGCTGTCATTTCTGAACAACAAAGCTGCTTCAAGACAGGCCGAAATACTTAACACTTTCAAAAAGATCACCCGGATCTGTTCAGGTCAGGGTATCGAACTACTTATTATTGCAGGCGACCTGTTTGACAGCAATCATATTGACTCTGCCGCACTGACCGAAGTTAAAAACGCTCTTGCTGCAATTCCGGATACAACTGTCGTTATCACAGCTGGAAATCACGACTATTTTGCCATTGACTCCCCTTTCAGTGACGACAACTGGTCTCAGAACGTACACATTATTTTCAAGAAATACACCGTTCTTGAATTTCCTGAAAAGAACCTCAGAGTGTGCGGTTCTTCGTTCCTCGGAAGCTATCAGGAAGGCTGCGGAAAAGATATCAAGGCACCTGATGACAGTATGATAAACATTCTTGTTTACCACGGTGAACTCGTTAAAGACGAAAAATCAGGAAGATACAATCCTATTTCAGTAAAGGATATCGAAAATTCCGGATTTGACTATGTCGCCCTCGGTCACTATCACAGTGCAACGCCTGTGCTGAAAGCCGGAATGACCTCATACTCCTATTCAGGAACACCGGAAGGAAACGGATTTGACGAAAGCGGGAAAAAAGGCGTTTACGCAGGCTACGTTTACAAGCACCGCGCTGAACTTGCTTTTGTGGAAACATCATGCCGTACCTATGAAAACGTTTCAGTCGATATAAGCAGTCTGACTACAAATTCAAAGATAATCAGCAGAATTCATGATGTACTGAAAGAAAAATACGGTGAAAACTACGCAGAAAATCTTTACAGGATCTCCCTGACCGGAAAAATACCGGACGGATTTGTGCCGGCATCTGCCCAGATATGCACTGAACTTTCCGAAACCCTTTACTACGTCAGAGTATATAACAAAACAAGACCTGATATCGACATTAACATTCTTGCCGCAGACTTTTCACTTAAAGGGATCTTTGTAAAGAAAATGCTTGAAAAGATCAGTTCCTGCAGTTCCGACGAGGAGAAGGAGCAGTACGAAAACGCGCTCTACATAGGACTTAAAGCATTTGATGGTGAGGTAAGTTTCTATGAAGATTAA
- the recJ gene encoding single-stranded-DNA-specific exonuclease RecJ → MKKWIIGEPDSRISGKITSGSDLTPLCAEVLVSRGITDLKAAAELIRTDSLESPFQIKDMEKAAEIINSAAEEGRKICIYGDYDCDGITSTVMLYSYLECIGADVSYYIPERSEGYGLNENSVRVLAERGTELIVTVDNGISAVGEAKLIKELGMDLVITDHHQPGDEIPEALAVVDPHQKDCPSSFKYLCGAGVVLKLIAAMEGGDYDSVLEQFGDLAAIGTVADIVSLTGENRFIVENGLLMIRNTERCGLIELMKAAGLFDENGECRPLTSESVAFAIAPRINASGRFGSPVQAFDLLMCDDPDEAEHMAAELNALNEERKQAEEKITNCIFEQINDNPELLSQRVLVFCGENWHHGVIGIVAAKLLEKYGKPCFVITLEGESARGSARAFGDFSVFECLTYCENILSKFGGHKGAGGFSLKSSDTEAFRNRLQEYAASAHETMPVYVLKAEKVLKPADINVRNVAGLRILEPFGQDNEKPYFALAGAIIDDVIPLSGGAHTKLKLNYGGSFFYALMFRTNTDEMRSLKGQKYDFIVSLGINSFRGNETVDLQVADMRKSGINQDRFFAAEDAYEKFKRSEPLPEAYYKRMTPERNELIKVYTALSDKDIMTEQLYMKSDPANINICKLRICLDVFSELGLIKMDYAADRSHRLVVDKKSNLEDSEILRGLRSKWKTKAAQ, encoded by the coding sequence ATGAAAAAATGGATAATAGGAGAACCGGACAGCAGAATTTCCGGGAAGATCACCTCAGGAAGTGACCTGACACCTCTGTGTGCGGAAGTGCTTGTTTCAAGAGGCATTACAGATCTTAAAGCAGCTGCTGAACTTATCAGGACAGATTCACTTGAATCACCTTTTCAGATAAAGGATATGGAAAAAGCAGCTGAAATAATCAACAGCGCTGCCGAAGAAGGCAGAAAGATCTGCATTTACGGTGATTATGACTGTGACGGCATTACTTCAACGGTAATGCTTTACTCCTATCTTGAATGTATCGGCGCCGATGTCTCTTACTATATACCTGAACGTTCCGAAGGCTACGGACTTAACGAAAATTCTGTCCGTGTTCTGGCAGAACGCGGAACAGAGCTCATTGTAACCGTGGACAACGGTATTTCTGCTGTCGGTGAAGCAAAGCTTATAAAAGAACTCGGAATGGATCTCGTTATTACTGATCACCATCAGCCTGGTGATGAGATACCGGAGGCTCTTGCAGTTGTCGATCCTCATCAGAAAGACTGCCCGTCGTCATTCAAATATCTCTGCGGTGCCGGTGTGGTACTCAAGCTTATCGCCGCAATGGAAGGCGGAGACTATGACAGTGTTCTGGAACAGTTCGGCGATCTCGCTGCCATAGGAACAGTTGCCGATATCGTTTCACTTACCGGAGAAAACCGGTTCATAGTCGAAAACGGACTCCTGATGATCAGAAACACTGAACGCTGCGGACTTATCGAACTCATGAAGGCTGCAGGGCTGTTTGATGAAAACGGAGAATGCAGGCCTCTTACATCCGAATCTGTGGCTTTTGCAATTGCTCCGAGAATAAACGCCTCAGGAAGATTCGGTTCTCCGGTTCAGGCCTTCGACCTCCTTATGTGTGATGATCCTGATGAAGCGGAACACATGGCGGCCGAGCTCAATGCACTTAACGAAGAACGCAAACAGGCCGAGGAAAAGATAACAAACTGTATTTTTGAACAGATAAATGACAATCCGGAGCTGCTTTCACAGCGCGTGCTCGTTTTCTGCGGTGAAAACTGGCATCACGGTGTAATTGGTATAGTAGCAGCAAAACTCCTTGAAAAGTACGGAAAACCGTGCTTTGTTATTACACTCGAAGGAGAAAGCGCAAGGGGTTCCGCTAGGGCGTTCGGGGACTTTTCAGTTTTTGAATGCCTTACATACTGCGAGAACATTCTTTCAAAATTCGGCGGACACAAGGGCGCCGGCGGATTTTCCCTTAAGTCTTCCGACACTGAAGCTTTCAGAAACAGGCTTCAGGAATACGCCGCTTCAGCGCATGAAACAATGCCGGTCTATGTTCTTAAAGCGGAAAAGGTGCTTAAACCGGCAGATATAAATGTACGGAACGTTGCAGGGCTCCGCATCCTCGAACCTTTCGGTCAGGACAACGAAAAACCGTATTTCGCTCTTGCCGGAGCCATTATCGATGATGTCATCCCGCTTTCCGGCGGTGCACATACAAAGCTTAAGCTGAACTACGGCGGATCATTCTTCTACGCACTCATGTTCAGGACAAACACTGATGAAATGAGATCGCTGAAAGGACAGAAGTACGATTTCATCGTATCTCTTGGTATCAACAGCTTCCGCGGAAACGAAACCGTTGATCTTCAGGTGGCTGACATGAGAAAGAGCGGCATCAATCAGGACCGCTTCTTTGCAGCGGAAGATGCATATGAAAAATTTAAGAGGAGTGAACCGCTTCCGGAAGCCTACTACAAACGAATGACTCCGGAACGAAATGAACTCATTAAAGTGTATACAGCACTTTCAGACAAGGATATTATGACAGAACAGCTCTACATGAAGAGTGACCCTGCTAATATAAATATTTGCAAACTCAGGATTTGTCTTGATGTTTTCAGCGAACTCGGTCTTATCAAAATGGACTACGCTGCAGACCGGTCACACAGACTTGTGGTCGATAAAAAGTCAAATCTTGAAGATTCAGAAATTTTAAGGGGGCTTAGAAGCAAATGGAAAACCAAAGCTGCACAATAA
- a CDS encoding type II toxin-antitoxin system RelE/ParE family toxin yields MYNVITSSSFEKDLDNITDYFINSLNSKNAATHLLDCTEEIISHISENPYMYPVYHDKDIAERGYHYSVIGNFLLFYAINEINKTVVLSRLLYGRRNIPEII; encoded by the coding sequence ATGTATAATGTCATTACCTCATCGTCATTTGAAAAAGATCTTGATAATATTACAGATTATTTCATTAACAGTTTGAATAGTAAAAATGCTGCTACCCATTTACTCGACTGCACTGAAGAAATTATTTCACATATTTCTGAAAATCCTTATATGTATCCTGTCTATCATGACAAAGACATCGCTGAACGCGGCTACCATTATTCTGTTATAGGAAACTTTCTGCTATTTTACGCTATTAATGAAATCAATAAAACAGTAGTTTTATCAAGATTATTATACGGAAGAAGAAACATTCCCGAAATAATATAA
- a CDS encoding sensor histidine kinase, which yields MNSVLTEYMNISLMLTIIMTITVYSVGLTGFLKPFTKLKTARFVSGAVYEIIMLVFFLKPFEFSNLIAYALADAAAFSVFTLFDRKNKAQKVFLMFSFFSIRWFTGAISTALWLKLHVRISGLFTEWFADGSHLILMDIIFNIIEAVIIAGVMYVLIRIFHKVYISKDEKMSIKEALILILPSIVGVFSYRTALYFNSVDSADISIKTYDFAAVAFYIALYAVLIIVIYFYEQIKAVGQKEIEDAMLSVQTENIRDYISGAENLYRDIRAIRHDMRNHLTVLQRLHMHGENEAFEKYLGEVSERIDADAGENSGNPVSDIIISEKRNEAEKRGIMFESDFHYPDGLRGHELDMSIILNNALNNAIEAAEKCPEDNRFISLKSCKKKNAFLITIRNSCCEKQTVTEGELLKTTKPNSSEHGFGLVNIKNTAEKYHGGIDFSFDEREFTLSVMLMM from the coding sequence ATGAATAGCGTTCTTACAGAATATATGAACATCAGTCTTATGCTCACCATAATAATGACTATCACTGTTTATTCTGTCGGACTGACAGGGTTTCTGAAACCATTTACAAAACTTAAAACTGCGCGATTTGTTTCAGGTGCTGTGTATGAGATCATAATGCTCGTGTTTTTTCTCAAACCATTTGAATTCAGTAATCTTATAGCATATGCACTGGCAGATGCAGCAGCATTTTCAGTATTTACTTTGTTCGACAGAAAAAACAAAGCTCAGAAGGTCTTTCTTATGTTTTCATTTTTTTCGATACGCTGGTTTACAGGAGCGATAAGTACGGCATTATGGTTAAAACTTCATGTCCGGATATCAGGATTATTTACTGAATGGTTTGCTGACGGATCTCACCTTATTCTGATGGATATTATTTTTAACATCATAGAAGCAGTAATTATCGCCGGAGTAATGTATGTTCTTATCAGAATTTTTCATAAAGTATATATCAGCAAAGATGAAAAAATGAGCATAAAGGAAGCGCTGATACTTATTCTTCCAAGTATTGTCGGTGTTTTCAGTTACCGGACCGCACTTTACTTTAACAGTGTGGATTCGGCTGATATCAGTATTAAAACTTATGATTTTGCTGCAGTAGCATTCTATATTGCTTTGTATGCAGTTCTTATTATTGTCATTTACTTTTATGAACAGATCAAAGCGGTCGGACAGAAAGAGATTGAGGACGCCATGCTTTCAGTACAGACTGAAAATATCCGCGATTATATCAGCGGGGCTGAGAACCTGTATCGTGATATCAGAGCAATACGACATGATATGCGTAATCACCTGACAGTACTTCAGAGACTGCACATGCACGGAGAAAATGAAGCCTTTGAGAAATATCTCGGTGAGGTTTCAGAACGAATAGATGCAGATGCCGGAGAAAACAGCGGAAATCCGGTATCTGATATTATCATTTCAGAAAAGAGAAATGAAGCTGAGAAACGCGGAATAATGTTTGAATCTGATTTTCATTATCCTGATGGTCTCCGCGGTCACGAACTCGATATGAGTATAATTCTGAATAATGCTCTTAACAATGCTATAGAAGCAGCAGAAAAGTGTCCTGAAGATAACAGATTTATTTCTTTGAAATCCTGTAAAAAGAAAAATGCATTTCTGATAACGATACGGAACAGCTGCTGTGAAAAGCAGACAGTTACAGAAGGTGAACTTCTTAAAACAACCAAACCGAACAGCTCCGAACATGGTTTTGGGCTTGTTAATATAAAAAATACAGCTGAAAAATATCACGGCGGTATTGATTTTTCCTTTGATGAAAGAGAATTTACACTTTCAGTTATGCTGATGATGTGA